Proteins encoded together in one Canis aureus isolate CA01 chromosome 21, VMU_Caureus_v.1.0, whole genome shotgun sequence window:
- the LOC144293454 gene encoding interferon-induced transmembrane protein 1-like, producing MMQNKVDVRGAPLSTAPATTTVINVPVETVVPDHVVWSLFNTIFLNWFCLGFVAFVYSVKARDRKMVGDLTGAQSFASTARCLNIWALVLGLLLTIISIVLLGMAYAAAYGALLQAMQGSGRYH from the exons ATGATGCAGAACAAGGTGGACGTGCGGGGGGCCCCCCTGAGCACGGCTCCTGCGACGACCACGGTGATCAACGTCCCGGTGGAGACGGTCGTACCCGACCACGTCGTCTGGTCCCTGTTCAACACCATCTTCCTGAACTGGTTCTGCCTGGGCTTCGTGGCCTTTGTCTACTCCGTGAAG GCCAGGGACCGGAAGATGGTGGGCGACCTGACCGGGGCGCAGAGCTTCGCCTCCACCGCCAGGTGCCTCAACATCTGGGCGCTGGTCCTGGGCCTCCTCCTGACCATCATATCCATTGTCCTTCTGGGCATGGCCTACGCCGCGGCCTACGGGGCCCTGTTACAGGCCATGCAGGGGAGCGGCCGCTACCACTAG